Within Dethiosulfovibrio salsuginis, the genomic segment CGATTACCTCTCCCTTGAAGGAGAACAGCAGGACCAGGGTCGCCAGCAGGGCCACTATGGTGATCGGTGTCAGGACGTGGAGGAACTTTTCCTCAAACCACCTCTTGCCTTTGGTCGCCAATATCCATTTTCTGGAGAAATATCCCGCCAGAAGGGGCAGGGCGACGTAGATCCCTATGGAGAGGAGCAGTGCCTGCCAGGGAACCGGAAGCCTCCCCACTCCTAGGAGGAAGCCCCCCAGAACTCCGTATAGCACCAGCATGGTCAGGGAGTTTATGGCCACCATGACCAGGGTCAGGCCGTCGTTGCCTTTGGAGAGAAATCCCCATACCAGCACCATGGCTGTGCATGGGGCTATCCCCAGCAGAATGGTCCCCGCCAGATAACTCCTCCAAAGGGGAATCTGGAGCATCTTTATCCCCTCCGACATGACCACCGTCCCCGCCCCGTGGGATGAGCCTACGGCCAGGTCGAGTCCGAAGGGCATCTTCACCAGGTCCATAGCGTCGGGGCCGATAAAGGCCTTAAAGGCAAAGCCCAGAAAAAACAGGGCTATTCCGTACATAGTGAAGGGCTTTATGGCCCAGTTTATGAACAGGGTCAGCCCCACTGGTTTGGCGCTCTTTCCGGCCTTTATGACCTCGTTAAAGTCTATCTTTACCATGATGGGGTACATCATGGCGAACAGGCATATAGCTATAGGGATGGACACCACCGGTGCGCCGTTTACGGTGATAGCCATTCCGTCCAACGTCGACGCCAGGTTCGGGGCGACCTTTCCCAGGGCTATCCCTCCCAGGATGCACAGTCCCACCCATAGGCTCAGGTATCTCTCGAAAATCGATATTCCTTTTGCCATTTTCTCTCTCCTCTCTCCAGCGGATGGGGCCTAAACTAGCAACAATCTCCTTTACAGCAACAGCCCGACTTCATGGATTTTATAGACGGCAGGTAGGCGTCTATTATGGCCTGAACTTCCTCCTTGCAGTCGCACCGGTCGCCCTGACCGGAGGCCGCCGCTATGACCTCCTCCACCGTCTCCGCTCCAGAGGCCAGGGCTTTAACCACGTCTCTTTTCGTCATGTTGCAGCTTGCGCATACCACCGTATCCTGAGGTGCTTTTTTCCAGTCTTCCATTCTACTTATCCCCCTTAGATGTTATTCACTATTTCCGGTAGCCCTTCAACGAAGGCCTTTATCTCGTCTCTGACCTTTCGGTAGAAGCCTAACGCCTCTTCCTCGTCCTCGGTCTCCTTCGCCATGGCGGGGGGATCCTCAAAACCCGAGTGGATCGTCTTCGTGTCCCCTGGAAACACCGGGCAGGTTCCTTTTGCCCTGTCGCATACCGTTACCACCAGGTCTATCGGGGAGTCAAAAAACTCGGTGACGCTTTTCGATCTGTGTCCCGATATATCCACCCCAGCCTCGGCCATCACCGCGATTGCCCTAGGGTCCAGACCGTGGGGAGCGGATCCCGCAGATAGGGCCTCGAATCGGTTTCCCCATATGTGGTTGGTCCAGCCCTCGGCCATCTGGCTCCTACAGGAGTTGCCGGTGCAGAGGAAAAGTATAGTCGGTCTCTCTCTCATCTCTCAAACTCTCCCTTCTATGGTAGGTCTTCAGTCGAGCACTCTCCGTCTGTGCATGTACTGAACTCCATCTGAAGCGTCACATGGGCTATGGAGAAGCGGTCTTTTATATCGGCAATTAGACGAGCCAGGACGATATCGGTTCGTGATTTTGCCGATTCGGATAGCGTTACATGGGCCTCAAGAAAAAGGTCAGTCCCGTCGGTGGTCCATATATGAATGTGATGGGCATTCACGACGTCGCTGTTTTCCTGTATTGTAGCTATGATCTTGTCGACCTCTACCCCGCTTGGCGTCCCCTGCATGAGAATGTTTACAGATGTCTTTAACAGAGGCCATGATTCATAAAGGACATACGCTGACACCATTAATGTTAGAAAAGGGTCAATCCAGTACCATTCATGGAACATGAGGAGAATTGCCGCTACTACGACGCCGACGGAGGAGAGGGTGTCCATAACGATATGAAGGTACGCTGAACGTATGTTGAGGCTGTTTTTGGAGTCTCTATGGAGTAGCCAGGCGGTGGCTAGATTGCCTAGGAGTCCTATAACCGCAACGGCAAGCATGACCTTACCGACCACAGGCTCTGGGTGGAGGAACTTTCGTACCGCTTCGACCAGCAGAAAAAGCCCTATCCCGACCAGAGCTACAGTATTTACAAGCGAAGCAAGGACCTCTGCACGCTTAAATCCAAACGAATGTGATTTTGTCCGCTTTTTCCGAGATATTCTCCTCGCCAGCCAGCTTATCCCCAAAGACGATGTGTCAGAAAGATTGTGGACGGCGTCGGAGAGCAGTGCAAGGCTGTTCGATAAAACGCCCCCTATTATCTCCGCCAGGGTTATAACAAGGTTTAACGTAAGAGACAGCAGCAGTCTACCATCTGTAGTCTTGGGAGATACTTGCGAATGGTCATGATGTTCCGATCCCATTATAATACCCCCTTTTCTTAATAACGCTGATCGTCGGAGAGATCGTTCCGTCTGCGCCCTGTCGCCCCATTCGTACTACACGACAACAGGTCGATTATACGGGCTCTGTCGGAACGATCTCTCCAGGGGAATTCAATTCTAACGTGAGTTTTTAGAGATGCCTTTAAGAGGCTTTATATGCAAAGTTTTTTTCTGGTCAATGGTACGATCAACACGCAACATTTCGCTTCCTGAGCGATTCGATAAGCATTTTTACCTACTCGGTATTTTTCCGAAGCCCCTTGACCTTGAGCTCCTAAAACGACGAGGCTAGTATGCTCCTCTTCGATCAGATCCAGGATCGACTCTGTGGGTATTCCCTTTTTCATGGAGATATTTACCGACTCGATGCCCGCCCTTAGGGCCTCTTCTTTCATTTTTTCGAGTCTCTTTTTCTCGATCTCTATAAGGGGTTCTATCTGCTCTGCGTTTGCGACTTTTAAGAGTAGTTCAAGATTTTTATCGTCGTGAATATGGACAAGGGTCAATTTTTTGAATGAATTTGGCTCCCCTGATAGTAGCTCCAGAAGCTTTTCGTACGCATTGATCGCATGGTTAGAAAAATCCATTGCGTTCATCAAGCTTAAACTCTGTTCTTTTGAACAGTTTTTGCCTGAATTACAGGTCATTATGGGAATCGGAGAATATTCAAGGATTCTCAAGGCAGTTGATCCGATCCAAGAAGAAGCCCATGTAGGGCCGTGTCCAGGACCGATAGCTATAACAGAGGCCTCCCATCGATTTGCCTGGCATATTATCTCGTCAAAAGGCAGTCCTGTGGATATTTGAGTTTCTATTTTATCCCCAGGAAGACCCAGCTTAAGCCCGTACTCCTCCAGCTTTGCAGCTATGACATCCTTATCGAAACTGGGATTGATTCTGTCGTCTATAACGTTCAGCAGTAGGACTTTTTCGATCGATTTTAATTTTAAATTGGAGATGCAACTTATCAGATCATCGGGGTTCTGCTTTAGATCTATGGCGATCAAAACTCTCTTAAACATTTTGTCCCCTCCTCTATCTTAGACGAAGTTACCAAAAATGATACCCATGATAGTGGACATCACAACCACCAAGCTGACGTAGACGACGGTCTTTTTTGTCCCTATGACGCTCCTTATTACCAGCATGTTGGGCAGAGATAGGGCCGGTCCCGCCAGGAGAAGGGCTAGTGCGGGGCCCTGTCCCATTCCAGATCCTAGAAGTCCCTGAAGTATTGGAACCTCCGTAAGGGTGGCGAAGTACATAAATGCTCCCGATATGGCGGCGAAGAAGTTTGCCCCGATGGAGTTGCCGCCTACCAAGGACGCGACCCACTGGTTCGGTATAAGGGCCTCGTGGCCTGGCCGTCCAAGGAGAAATCCCGCCACCAGCACTCCACCAAACAGCAGGGGCAAGACCTGAAGGGCATAGCCGAAGGTGGAGTCCATCCATTCCTGTCTCTCGTCCTTTTGGAACCAGATCAACGTAGATCCCAGCGTCGAGATAAACGCTGCGGCGGCGATGTACCATTTAACCGAGTATATGCTTTCCCATACCCCCCCTGGGACCTTAGGAGCGGCCCAGTTGGCGAAGACCAAAAAGACCACCATGCTGGCCATATGCCATACGGTCTTCCACAGAGGTCTCTCTGAACCGTCGTCGGGAAGCTGAGCGAACCCCTTCTGGCGCTCCTCCTCCTCGCCACGGAAGATAAAGGCCATACATATTCCGATTAGCACCGAGAACACGACGGCCCCCAAGGCTCTCGCCAGGCCCAGCTTGAAGCCCAGGACCCTGGCGGTGAGTATAATGGACAGCACGTTTATGGCGGGGCCGGAGTAGAGAAACGCCGTGGCGGGCCCAAGTCCTGCCCCTCTTTTGTAGATACCAGCGAAGAGGGGAAGCACGGTGCAGGAGCACACGGCCAAGATGGTCCCTGACACCGCCGCCACCGAGTAGGCGACCCATTTTTTAGCCTGAGCTCCGAGGTATTTCATGACAGCCTGTTGGCTGACGAACACGCTTATGGCTCCCGCTATGAAAAACGCCGGCACTAGACAAAGTAGGACGTGCTCCTGGGCGTACTCGTGGAGCATCGCCAGAGCCTCGACCGCACCGGAACGCACACCTGCGGAGTCCGCCGGAAGCCAGTAGGCCAGGGCAAACACCCCTAAAATCCATAGAAATTTGCTTTTATCGCTCACTTAAAGTCCCTTCTTTCCGTCTAAATAAGCTATGAACGTGACAAAAAAGCCACGTTCTTTATCCACAAAAAGGCCCCCGGGGGGGCCTGTCTCTATAATGCCTCCGAGATCAGCTTTTTGACGGCCAAAGGAGTGGGAATTTTCCCCACGGAGACGACCTTGTCGTTGACCACGAGCCCTGGTGTTCCGGCGACGCCGAACTCCATTATCTCCGAGATGTCGGTAACCTTCTCCAGAGAGTACTCCAGACCCAGCTCTTTTGCCGCATCCTCCGCTAGCTCTGTGAGCTTTTTGCACTTTGGACATCCTGTTCCCAGTATCTGAATCTTAACGGTCATTATAGTTACCTCCCATTAAAAAATAGGTCCACATAGACCTGAATCGATGCACTCTATCATGTCCAACACGCAACATAGACTCACGGAGTAGAATATCCACTGGCCTTCCTTCCTGTCCCTCAGCACGCCGGCGTCCCTCAAGATCGCCAGATGTTTGCTTACGGTTGTCCTGTCCGAGTCGAACCACCGAGCTATCTTGCAGGCGCATTCCTCACTGTGCCCCAATCGTCGGACGACCTCAAGCCTCAGAGGGTGGCTCAACGCCTTGAATATAGCCACGGTTCCGTCTTTATCCACCATAGGACGCCTCCCCCCTATGTGGCGATTTTACCACGTGGTCTTTTTTGACGCAAGCTGAAAAATCAAGAGTAGAGAATCAGGCTAGAGGCTAGCAGCACCCGCAGGAGCAGCCACAACCTGGTGAGGTTTCATCGTCATCAGCTTCATCTTCGATTCCATCGATAAACCGACAGATTGCGTCCTTTGTTTTGTCGATCTGGTCTCTTTTAAGGTCGAAGTTAGGTTTTTTTTCTATATCCAGGTCGGTGACTACCAGGTAGTTTTTTATCGGTATGCCCTCTTTTTTGAATATTGCCTTTGCGCATCCCACCGGACATCCGTCCACAACCACCGTCTCGAGATCCTTTGCTGACTGTACGAAACCAGAGAGCCCTCCTCCGATCGCTGCAAGGCATGAGAGCTTGCCCTTCCCCTCCTGGGTGAGCTCTATGGCGGCCTGGTTGGCGATCTGACCCACGTTGGAGCCTCCCGAACACGACAGTATCATGACTTTATTTCCCCCTGTGCAACAGCTTTCCGACATGATTTTATTCCTCCTCTTTATTTTTAACGGTGTTTATGTGGCGATATTACCACCTATTTTGTTGCCCTGCAAGTGATTTTTTGTGCTAACTCGATCATAAGACCAGGTTGCAAAATACTCTCGATCTGGGATAATATTTTTGTCTTTTTACGACGACGCAAAAGATCTGGTTAGGATTTTTTTAGGGGGAGGGGTTTTTTCGTGAGCAGAGTAGAGCAGGTCATAAAGGAGAGGTGCGAGGTCTATCCCGACTCGCCCTGTCTTTTTTTCGAGGGTGTTACCTGGACCAGGAGGGAGCTGGACCAGGCAGCGGATCGGTGCGAGGCGTCCCTTGTTTCGGCCGGATTTACCGTAGGACAGAGGTTGGTCACCATGATGCCAAACTGCCCGGCGGTCCTGGCCCTGTCCATCGCGGTGTGGAGGCTTGGGGGGACCGTCGTCCCACTGAACGCTAAAGCAGGTCGAGAACTGTTGGGGGCGGCGCTGGGGCTTCTCGATCCCTTCGCCGTTATGGTGATGACCGGCATGGAGGAGTTGGCATCCGCCATAGAGTCTCAGGGGGTTCCTGCGTCGGTGGTGTCCCCGTTTGGCGAGATTACCCCCTTTTCCGGCAGGACTGGGCTGCCCGAGAGCGAGGATCTTGCGGTTATATTCGCCACGTCCGGGACGACTGGGATGCCAAAGGCCGTCCCTATCACCCACCGAAACCTGTTGAACAACATCTGCACCGTAAAGGACCACGTTACCACCCTCAGGGAGGACGGCGAGGACATAGCCCTGAATGTGCTCCCCAACTTCCACACCTTTGGGTTCTGCCTTTCCGGGACTTTGCCTCTGGTCCTTGGCTACCCCCAGGTGATACTTCCAAGTTTTCTGCCTCCGGCCAGGACCGTGGAGGCGATCTACTCCCATAAGGTGTCGGTGATAATCGCCGTGCCGACCATAGTCGCATTGATCTGCGAGGTAGTGGCTAGGTCCAACATGGCCCCACCTGATAGCCTTAACATGGTGGTCTGTGGTGGTGCTCCTTTGGACCTCAGGCTTCACCAGAGGGCTGAGAGGTTGCTGGGTGTCCCGATCCACGAGGGATATGGCCTCACCGAGTGTTCTCCCGTGGTGGGAGCCGCCCACGACAGGGCCGGTTTTAGGCCAGGGCAGATAGGTCCAGTCATGGAGGGCTACGAGATCCAGCTGAGGGACAGAGAGGGCAAGCTCCTAGAGGGAAACGAAGGGGTCCTGTGGCTAAGAGGTCCCTCTGTGACGTCGGGATACTTCAGAAGCCCTGAGGCAACGGCACAGCGTTTCGATAAAGACGGATGGTTTAACACCGGCGACGTGATTCGTTTTGACGAGGACGGATACTTAACCGTCCTGGATCGGGACACGGACATAATCATAGTGGGAGGTTTCAACGTATATCCACAGGAGGTCGAAAACGTCCTGGCGTCCTTCCAGGGTGTCAAGGAGGCGGCGGTGGTCGGGACGCCTCACGGTCTGAGTGGAGAGGTCCCCAAGGCCTTTGTCGTCCTCCAGGAAGGGGCCTCGGTGGAGCCCAGAGATTTGATCTCATTCTGTAAGGAGAGGTTGAGCCACTATAAGGTCCCCAGAAAGGTGGAGTTCGTCGAGGAGCTTCCCCGTTCCGCCATAGGAAAGGTTCTAAGGCGAACCCTGAGGGATCTAGAGAGAAGCCGCTTCGCTGGCAAAAAAGCCTAAACAGGGGCCCAGTTGATCCCGATTGGATCGATTGGGCCCCTGTTTTGATCCTATCCGTCCATTGATCTGCTTACGGTATGGACTGATAATAACCTTCAGTATGAGAGGGGGCGTTGTATGTTGAAGATACGTTTTTCCGTCGCTCGTAAGGTGGGGCTCGCTATGGTCCCTATACTGCTTGGGTTGGCCGTCGCTGTAACCATCCCGGCCTGGAGGATGTTCTCCGACGTGTTTGTGGAGCAGGCCGAGGATCAGGCAAGAATGGGCGCGATGGGGCTTCTTGAGACCATAGAGTCCGAATCGATCAGATATTTTAGAAGCAGGGAGCGCCCTTTCCCTGTCCTCTTCTGTTGCCGCCCTGGAAGGTCTCGCTGGAGTTCCTCATGTCGAGCCTGGCCTTGGAAGAGGACCTGGCCATCTCTAGCCTCAGGTCCACCCTCTTTTCCGCCAGTGCCCTAAGGTCCGCTTCCGACGGCGATCCGGTCATGGCCTTGTGCATGTCGTCCCTGAGGGCCTCCATGGACTTCCTGTGGTCATCCCTGGCCTGTCTTATAGCGTTCGACGCAGGGCCTCTGCCGCCCCAGTCCTGTCTGTTGCGGGGGCCATCCATATGTCTTTTCTCAGCCAGAGCCCTCTGGTCCTGGTCCAGTAGCCCGTAGAGCTCTCTGTGGTGCTTCATCCTGCTGACCTCAAGGGATATCATCTTCTCCCTGAGCTGGGATACCGAATTTTCGTCCACAGATCTGCCAGCGGAGAGGTCGTAGCGATAGTCCCTGAGACCCCAGGTCACGTCCTTGAGGGCCTGTCCGTTGGCCTTGTCCCAGTTCTCCTGGGCCTCCGATACCGCCAGCTTCTGCTTCGCCGACAGGCTCAGACCGTCGGCCCACCGGCTCATATCTCCCTGGCCCATTCCACGCTCCATGTTGTGATGCCTACTACCCTGGCCCTGGCCGTTAGAGGGTTTGTGTCCCCATGCCTCTGCTCCCTGTGTGATGCTGCCGAGTGCCAGTACCGCCGCAGTGATCGCTATAGCTACAGATGTCTTTTTCATGTCATATACCTCCCGATTTTTTTTAGGGGGAACCTGATGCTCGCCCCGTCTTCGTCTCTGTGGCCCTATTCTAGCCCGGGGTAGGTCAAGGTGCCTTACAGGGGAGGTAAAGTAATGTAAAGGTATAGGGGGAATGTTCCTCCAGAAAAAGGGGAACCCCCCTGCACAGCAGGGGGGTGATGGGGAAAGACAGTGCGTCCTATCCTATCAGGACGCCCAGGAAGGGCAAAAAAAGGAGACGCCCCACTTGAGGACGTCTCCGAAAAGAACAACGGATACACCGTATCGAGACGCGTCTCGACGGCGCTTCGCCGATCACCCCGAGTCCTCGCAGGGATCATGGATCTTCAAATTCAGGCCGGTATCCTGGCTTCCCTCATCCGCTTTCGAGCCTTCCCGGGTTTCCCCAGTGGTATCTCGAAGCGTCAGGTACACAGTGGCGGGTCCGCGCCGGATTCTAACCGGCTTCCCAGACACCTGAACTCGATCAATCTACGAGTAGCATTATACCCCCCTTTCTTGCTACGTCAACCCCCTCAGATAGCTCAGGTAAAGAAATGTCAGGCCGGATGCGTTTTCCCGTTGGGCAGGCTAAAATGTATTAAGGGGGTGTCTGAATGGACAGAATTCTGGTTGTTGACGACGATAAGGAGCTCGCTGAGCTTCTATGTGAGTACCTCACAGGAGAGGGCTTTAAGGTGGATATCCGTCACGACGGAAAGTCCGGCAGCTCCGAGGCCCTTTCGGAGCGATTTGATCTGGTGGTTCTGGACGTTATGTTGCCTGGACAGAACGGTTTTGACGTCCTCAAAGAGATAAGAAAGACTTCCTCCGTGCCGGTGGTGATGCTTACAGCCAAAGGAGACGAGGTCGATAGGGTCTTAGGTCTCGAGATGGGGGCGGACGATTATCTCCCTAAGCCCTTCAGCCCTAGGGAGCTTCTGGCCCGTATCAGGGCTGTCCTGAGAAGGCAGGGCGGTCAGGGGGACAAAGAGCGGCTTGCGGTGGGAGACCTGGAGATGGTGGTTCCCTCGAGACAGGTGTTTTTGGAGGGAATCTCCATTGAGATGACAGCCATGGAGTTTCGGCTCCTGGAGACCCTTCTTCGTTCCGTGGGAAGGGTGATATCCCGGGACGAGCTTTTTAGCAAAGTCCTGGAGCGGTCCAGCTCTCCTTTCGACAGGAGCCTGGATATGCACATAAGCAACCTGAGAAAGAAGCTAGGGGCACATCGAGACGGCTCGGACAGGATCAGGACCATCAGAGGAGAGGGCTACCTTTATGCCGCCCCTGTTGAGTAGGCTGTTTCCCAAAAAAGGGGCCCTCTTCGGTCGGATATTCGTCGGGTTTATGGTCTCGGTGGCGGTGGCTTCGCTGCTTCACGTTATCCTTACCGCCCTTATGGCCCGATGGGGCCTTCTGGACCTGTCTCTCCACGGAAGGCTGAGGCAATCTTTGCTAAGGGAGGCTCCTGGACTGATAGGTCTTTACGAGGACCGTGGTGGGGATGCTCTGAGGACAGCTCTAGATGAGCTTCGGGAGAAGAGAAAGATCATGGCGGTGGTTCTGGACGATTTAGGAGGTCCTCTGGAGCCAGCAAGGGGGAGAAAACATAACCTGCCCGACAGAAGGGCACCTTCGTGGATGGCCTCTCTCCCCGCTGTTACCGAGGCTATAAGGTCCCATAGCGGTAAAAACTATATAGTCACATTTTTTGCCCTTCCAGGAGCTCTCCCTCCAAGGGATCGATTTTACCTGTCCCTTGGATGCTATCTTCTGGCCTTCCTGGTCGTAGGAGGGGTGGTCAGCTACTTTTTGGCGAGACAGATATCCCGTCCTCTGGAGGCCCTCAGCAGAGCTTCTATCTCTCTAGCCTCCGGTGATCTGTCGGTGAGATCCCGTAATATAGCCGTTTTCTCCGACGACGAAATCGGCCAACTGGCCAGTAACTTCGATTCCATGGCGGACCACGTGGACAGGACCATCACCGGCCAGAACCGGCTTCTAGGGGATATCTCCCACGAGCTTCGCTCTCCTCTGACCAGGCTAAATCTGTCGGTGGAGCTGTTGAGGGGAAAGGTATCTCCCGAGTTAGGCCCTTTGCTCGAGAGGATAGAGAGGGAGTCGGAGAGGATGAACGGCATGATAGGCGATCTTCTTGGGCTGGCCAGGCAGGAGGGAACCTTCCATGGAACGATGGAGAGATGTTCCTTAAAGGATCTGTTGGAGACGGTGCTGAGGGATGGCCGGTTTGAGGCTAGATCCCAGGGAAAGGACGTGGTCCTCATCTCTAGCGCCGATGTGCAGGTCTCAGGAGATCAGGCTGGCCTCGCCAGCGCCCTGGAAAACGTGGTGAGAAACGGCATAAAACACACCGCAGTAGGGTCCTCCGTAGAGATAGAGGTCTCTCAGGAGGATCGTGAGGTGACCATAGCGGTAAGGGACAGAGGTCCTGGCGTTGCGGAGGGCAACCTTGAGGCCATATTTAGGCCCTTTTTCCGGGAGGATAGCTCCAGGGACAGGGAATCCGGCGGAGTGGGCCTTGGGTTGACCATAACGAAAAGGGCGGTAGAGGCCGCAGGAGGTTCTGTCGTGGCCGCTAACCGCCCAGAAGGTGGACTTACGGTGGAGATAAGGCTAAAGAAGGCGAACTTCGTCTCCTACGGAGATAGCTCCTCCCGATAGGACCTTGAAAAAAAGCCCTCTGGTCGGCATAATACAGTCGCCGGTGGCGTGATATATCTCGCATCTATGGTGGCACGTTTTCCCTATCTGGGAAAGCCCCAGGACCGACTCGCCGATCCCAATTCTGTCACCTATGGCGAGGCTGGAGAGGTCTAGCCCCTCTACGATGAGGTTCTCTCCGAAGCTCCCGGGCAATATGTCCGGGAGCTTTTTTGCCATAGGTTCTATGTCTTCCTCCATCAGGACGCTGATCTGCCTGTGGCCGAAGCCCATATGGCCGTCGCCCTCAAGGCCCATTCCCTCGACCAAGGTACCGGTGTCCACGTTTTTCTTAACCGTCCCGGTGGAGGGGGACAGGCAGACCGCCGTCAGTTTACCGGTCATGTCCTAAACCTCCCGACAGGGTAGGGCCTCCCCTATCCGCTTGTATAGCAGGAGGGTGAGAAAGGATACGATGGTTCCCTTCAGGATATTGAAGGGAACGATCCCCCAAATCACCAGGGACGGAACGTCGGTTATGAGCGGTATGACCGACGACGATAGCTCTATAATCCTATCTAAAGGGACGAAGTTGGAGTAAAAGGGCAACAGTATAAAGGCGTTCGTCAACGCCGCGGTGATCGCCATGGATATCGTTCCTGTAGCCAGGCCTATCAGGGCCCCTCTTTTGGTCCTTTCCCGTCGGTATATTATCCCAGCCGGAATCACCAGGGCACTGCCCATTATGAAGTTTGCCAGCTCCCCTACTCCACCGGTGGAGGTGGAGATAGAGTGAATGACGTTCTTTATGGCCTCTATCATCACCCCTGTTCCAGGCCCGAAGGTGAAGGTCCCTATCAGGGCGGGAAGGTCGGAGATATCGAGCTTCAGAAAGGCCGGGAAAATCGGCAAGGCTGTGTCTACGTACATAAGGACCGCGGCCATAGCGGACAGGAGGGAGGTGCATACCATTTTTCTGGTGGTGTATACTCTTCTGGTTGCCTCCAATACATCTCATCCTCTCTATATGTTTGGATAGAAAAACGGGCTAAAGCCCATAATATCACTGTGCTTTGACCTTGGAAAGGGCCTTTCGCCTTAAGATTTATCGGTTTTTGGCTTTCTTTCCATGCGTCGATGGTCACGTAGCGGTATAATCGACCTGTCACGATGAAAGTTCCTTTGGAAAAGGAGATTTTTACATGGATCGACAGGATGCTCTTAAACAAGTCATAGAGAGGGTTCAAAAGGACTTAATCGATAGTGTGAAAACCGTCTCCGACTTTCGGAAAGATGAGCTCACCCGGCTGGACTCTATAAGAAAGGAGCTCAAGCAGGTGAGGGAGGAATTAGCTACGGTCATAGAGGAGCTCGACAGCAGCACTAAGGCCTACTTTTCCGCAAGGGCGGATCTTTCTCAGATAGTGAGGAGCGGTGGCGAGGCGGAGCAGAGGGAAGCCTACGAGAGGGCGGAGGGCTTCATGCTGGCAAAGGCCGGTCTATCGGAGAGGGAGAAAGGTCTGAGGAACATGCGGGATTACCTGGAGAGGGACGAAAGACGGGTGGCCGCCCAGGTGGAGAGAAGCGATGCGGTGGCCACCAAGTTTCGCCTCGCCCTGGACGTGGTGAACGACGAGATCGAGGCAGGAGGATCGTCGAAAAAAGACGGCCTTTCCCTGGCTTATGGTCTCGTGGAAAGGGAGAGCCGAAGCCTGGCAAGGGAGATCCACGACGGCCCCGCTCAGAGGTTCGCCGGTGCCATGATGTCCCTCGACTTTACCCGTCGTCTGATGGATCTCGAGCAGTACGATAGGGCCTGTCAGGAGCTGAGTAAGGTCAAAGAGCAGATGACCGAGACCATGGACGAGATAAGGTCTTTTCTGTTTCT encodes:
- a CDS encoding AMP-binding protein, whose amino-acid sequence is MSRVEQVIKERCEVYPDSPCLFFEGVTWTRRELDQAADRCEASLVSAGFTVGQRLVTMMPNCPAVLALSIAVWRLGGTVVPLNAKAGRELLGAALGLLDPFAVMVMTGMEELASAIESQGVPASVVSPFGEITPFSGRTGLPESEDLAVIFATSGTTGMPKAVPITHRNLLNNICTVKDHVTTLREDGEDIALNVLPNFHTFGFCLSGTLPLVLGYPQVILPSFLPPARTVEAIYSHKVSVIIAVPTIVALICEVVARSNMAPPDSLNMVVCGGAPLDLRLHQRAERLLGVPIHEGYGLTECSPVVGAAHDRAGFRPGQIGPVMEGYEIQLRDREGKLLEGNEGVLWLRGPSVTSGYFRSPEATAQRFDKDGWFNTGDVIRFDEDGYLTVLDRDTDIIIVGGFNVYPQEVENVLASFQGVKEAAVVGTPHGLSGEVPKAFVVLQEGASVEPRDLISFCKERLSHYKVPRKVEFVEELPRSAIGKVLRRTLRDLERSRFAGKKA
- a CDS encoding permease — encoded protein: MSDKSKFLWILGVFALAYWLPADSAGVRSGAVEALAMLHEYAQEHVLLCLVPAFFIAGAISVFVSQQAVMKYLGAQAKKWVAYSVAAVSGTILAVCSCTVLPLFAGIYKRGAGLGPATAFLYSGPAINVLSIILTARVLGFKLGLARALGAVVFSVLIGICMAFIFRGEEEERQKGFAQLPDDGSERPLWKTVWHMASMVVFLVFANWAAPKVPGGVWESIYSVKWYIAAAAFISTLGSTLIWFQKDERQEWMDSTFGYALQVLPLLFGGVLVAGFLLGRPGHEALIPNQWVASLVGGNSIGANFFAAISGAFMYFATLTEVPILQGLLGSGMGQGPALALLLAGPALSLPNMLVIRSVIGTKKTVVYVSLVVVMSTIMGIIFGNFV
- a CDS encoding arsenate reductase ArsC, with product MRERPTILFLCTGNSCRSQMAEGWTNHIWGNRFEALSAGSAPHGLDPRAIAVMAEAGVDISGHRSKSVTEFFDSPIDLVVTVCDRAKGTCPVFPGDTKTIHSGFEDPPAMAKETEDEEEALGFYRKVRDEIKAFVEGLPEIVNNI
- a CDS encoding cation diffusion facilitator family transporter codes for the protein MGSEHHDHSQVSPKTTDGRLLLSLTLNLVITLAEIIGGVLSNSLALLSDAVHNLSDTSSLGISWLARRISRKKRTKSHSFGFKRAEVLASLVNTVALVGIGLFLLVEAVRKFLHPEPVVGKVMLAVAVIGLLGNLATAWLLHRDSKNSLNIRSAYLHIVMDTLSSVGVVVAAILLMFHEWYWIDPFLTLMVSAYVLYESWPLLKTSVNILMQGTPSGVEVDKIIATIQENSDVVNAHHIHIWTTDGTDLFLEAHVTLSESAKSRTDIVLARLIADIKDRFSIAHVTLQMEFSTCTDGECSTEDLP
- the arsB gene encoding ACR3 family arsenite efflux transporter — encoded protein: MAKGISIFERYLSLWVGLCILGGIALGKVAPNLASTLDGMAITVNGAPVVSIPIAICLFAMMYPIMVKIDFNEVIKAGKSAKPVGLTLFINWAIKPFTMYGIALFFLGFAFKAFIGPDAMDLVKMPFGLDLAVGSSHGAGTVVMSEGIKMLQIPLWRSYLAGTILLGIAPCTAMVLVWGFLSKGNDGLTLVMVAINSLTMLVLYGVLGGFLLGVGRLPVPWQALLLSIGIYVALPLLAGYFSRKWILATKGKRWFEEKFLHVLTPITIVALLATLVLLFSFKGEVIVKSPMTILWIAIPLFIQTVLIFALGYGAAKFIGLSYRDAAPAAMIGASNHFEVAIATATMLFGLSSGAALATVVGVLIEVPVMLMLVRFCLRTQHWFK
- a CDS encoding thioredoxin family protein, which produces MTVKIQILGTGCPKCKKLTELAEDAAKELGLEYSLEKVTDISEIMEFGVAGTPGLVVNDKVVSVGKIPTPLAVKKLISEAL
- a CDS encoding universal stress protein translates to MFKRVLIAIDLKQNPDDLISCISNLKLKSIEKVLLLNVIDDRINPSFDKDVIAAKLEEYGLKLGLPGDKIETQISTGLPFDEIICQANRWEASVIAIGPGHGPTWASSWIGSTALRILEYSPIPIMTCNSGKNCSKEQSLSLMNAMDFSNHAINAYEKLLELLSGEPNSFKKLTLVHIHDDKNLELLLKVANAEQIEPLIEIEKKRLEKMKEEALRAGIESVNISMKKGIPTESILDLIEEEHTSLVVLGAQGQGASEKYRVGKNAYRIAQEAKCCVLIVPLTRKKLCI
- a CDS encoding putative zinc-binding protein; protein product: MSESCCTGGNKVMILSCSGGSNVGQIANQAAIELTQEGKGKLSCLAAIGGGLSGFVQSAKDLETVVVDGCPVGCAKAIFKKEGIPIKNYLVVTDLDIEKKPNFDLKRDQIDKTKDAICRFIDGIEDEADDDETSPGCGCSCGCC
- a CDS encoding ArsR/SmtB family transcription factor; this encodes MVDKDGTVAIFKALSHPLRLEVVRRLGHSEECACKIARWFDSDRTTVSKHLAILRDAGVLRDRKEGQWIFYSVSLCCVLDMIECIDSGLCGPIF